CGCTCGGGCGCCGCCCGCCCGGCCCCGGAGACCCTCGAGCGGCGCGAGGTCGAACGGCTGCTGCCCGGGGGCGCCGTCCACCAGGGGTTGGCCCTGCTCGCCGACGACCTGCCCCGAACGTCGCTCGAGGCATTCTGCCGGCAGGGCGGCGGGTCGCCGGCGGTGGTCCTCGACCAAGCCACCGACCCGCGCAACGTGGGGGCGGTGTTGCGCGCCGCGGCGGCCTTCGGGGCCGGCGCGGTGGTGGTCCACGCCCGCGGCTCGCCCCAGGCCACGGGCGCCCTGGCCAAGGCCGCCTCGGGAGCGTTGGAGAAGGTGCCGCTGGTCCGCGCCGCCAACATCGTCCGGGCCATGGAGGCCCTCAAGGACGCCGGCTACTGGTGCCTGGGCCTGGACGCCGGGGCCGCCGCGACCATCGCCGAGGCCGGGGTTTCGGGCCGGCTGGCGCTGGTCCTGGGCAGCGAGGGCGGCGGCCTTCGCCGGCTGACCCGGCAGACCTGCGACCTGGTGGCGCGGATCCCGACGACGGACCGGATGGACAGCCTCAACCTGTCCACCGCCGCCGCCATCGCCCTCTACCAACTCGCCCGCCCCGACGATTAGCCCGCCCCGGCTTGCCGCAAGCCCGGCGACGCGCTATCGTCCCCCGATTCCCGCCGCCTCGGGGCCGGATTAGCTCAGTTGGCAGAGCGGCTGATTTGTAATCAGCAGGTCGTGGGTTCGATTCCTGCATCCGGCACCATGATTTTCAAACACTTAGCAATATTTTCCCTAAGCCATTTTTCTTTGGGTAAGCGCGGGGTAAGCATGAGGTCTCGAATTTGGCCTTGCTCGCTCCCGTTTTGGCCGGCACCTTCTTGCCCGGGAGGAAGCCGAAATGGGCCATATGAGACTGGGCGTCCTGTCGACGTCGCGGAAGTGGATCCAAGTCGTCGATGAGCTGCGTCTCGGTGTCGACGTCGGTACAGTTGCCGCATCCGCTGCGGAGGCCGCCGAGGCGAGCCTCCAGGCCGCCTCGAACGATCCAGCATTTCTCCATGCCTTTTGGCTTCTGACACAGGTTCCTCTCGCGGCGCGAGGTCCTGACTTTGCCGACAATTTGCGCCGCCTGGGCGTTCAAGCCCCGAACCAGCCAAGCCTCATGGATGTGGTGGCCGCGATCTCGGGCGCGGTCGATCACTACGCACGGGAACAAGGAGGACGCACCGACCTTGGCGAGATGGCCCAAATGGCGGCGATCGAGAGTCTCACGACATTGGTTGGACCGGACTTGCCCTCTCTATTCGAACCAAATGCGGGAGAAGTCCAGCGCGCGATCGGGCGTTTCGCGGGTGGGGATCGCTTCAGCGCCCTTGCGCGGGAGTTCTTCTCCCGCCTGACACAGCGCAGTCTCGATTACTACCTGAGCCGCGAGCTCGGCAAACACATCGGTCCCGGTGAACGGTTCAGGGACGACGCGGCGCGCGCCCAATTCGACGACGCCCTTGATCGGCATTGCTGGGAAGCATCCCGGATCGTCGAGACGTTCGCCGGCGGATGGTACGGCAAGAACGTCTATCAGGGCGATGGCCTGACACCGGACGCCATTCGCAAGTTTGCCCCGGTCGCGTTCAAGAAGATCCGCGCCGAACTCCAAAGGCGTCGAGATGCCGAAGAATGAGCATCTCGTTCTGTGCGGTGGCGTGGAAGAGCCGCGAGAGGCCGACGCATCGCGCCTGAGCCTGAGTCTGCATGGTAGGTCGGCAAACATCTGGCTACAGATCACGGACATCAGCAGACGGCTCCTGGCGAACATTCCGGACGTGCTGGTCGATCTCTTGGAAGTGGCGAGCTATGTCTACGCGGCAGATGGCGCGATCTCGCGTGGCGGCAGGACGGACGCGCAGATGGGCGCACGCTGGCGGCGAAACTTCCGGTTCGTGATCCCCGTCCGCCGTCCTGATCTCTGGGCTTCCGGTCCGGTATCGTCCGCGCTCGTCGAAATGCTGAGCTTTCTTTCCGACGACGAGTATGAGTTTGATTTCAGGCGTCTTGGTTCGCCACCGGCAATGAAGGAGTACTTCGAGTTCCCGAGTGCCGATGTGTCGGGTTTCTCGCCGGACGAAGTGATCTTGTTCTCGGGTGGCTTGGATTCTTTTGCCGGAACGGTCGAGGAACTAGTGGCGCACGGCAAGAAGGTCGCGCTCGTGAGCCACCGTTCCGCAAGCAAGATCGTAGGAACGCAGAATCACCTCGTCGATCAGCTGCGAAGCCGGCTTGGCACCGACCGAGTGCGCCACGTTCCCGTCTGGGTGAATCTGGACCGCAGTCTCGGCAAGGAGTCGACCCACCGGACACGGTCCTTTCTGTTCGCGGCTCTTGGAGCCGTGACGGCGCGGCTGTTCAACGTCGATGGCATCAAGTTCTTTGAAAACGGTGTTGTCAGCCTGAACCTGCCGCTGGTTGCCCAGGTCGTCGGTGCCCGGGCGACCCGGACCACCCACCCGCAGGTGCTGGAGGGCTTCCGCCGAGTGCTTACCGAGGTTCTCGGTCAGCCTTTCGATGTCGACAATCCGTTCACTTGGCTGACCAAGGCGGAGGTGGTCGAACGCATCTCGACGAATGGATATGGCGACCTGATCAGGGACACCCGGAGCTGCACCCGGGTTCACGACATGACGAGGCTCCATCCCCATTGCGGGCAGTGCTCGCAATGCATCGACCGCCGCTTCGCGGTCCTCGCGGCCGTGCAAGAGCATGAGGACCCTGCGGAAGCCTACAAGGTGGATCTCTTCGATGGTGAACGCCACGCTGGACCGGACCGGGAGACGGCACTCGCCTATGTTCGGTCGGCCTCCGATGTCAATCAGATGACGGATGTCGCGTTTTTCTCACACTTCGGCGAGGTGAGCCGTGTTGTCGGGTATTTTCCAGAGACGGCAGATACAGTAGCGGGTCACATCTATGACCTGCACCGACGGCATGCGGCTGCGGTCTGCGGTGTTTTCGACAGGGCAATCTCATCGCATGCAGGCGCGTTTCGCGAAGCGACGCTGCCCTCTGAATGCTTGCTCTCGCTTGTCGTCAGCCAGCGTGATGGGGAACATACCTATCCTGAGCGAGGCAGGGCGATGGTGCAGCCGGCTCCTGCGGCCCCGGAGATCCGAATGGCCATCGATGAACACCGGAAGCGCGTTGTCTTCGACCGATGGGGTGAGATCACCGGGGTGGGCGCTGAGTTGCTGATCGTTCTTGCTGAACCATTCAGGAAAGCGATGGATGATGAGCTTGCACCGGAGCACTATCCGTTCACCGAGACCCATGGCTTGGTTCGCCGGCTTAAGTGTGAAGGCGATGAGACGCTGCGCCGTCGTGTTCTTCGATGTCGAAATATGATCACAAAGCTGGCCGAGAACGCCGGCGATCCTCCGCCTTCAATCGACGCCGTGATCGAGAGCAGCCAGTGGCACGGTTACCGGCTAAACCCGGATTCGATTCGGATCGTGGCGATCACGGAGCTTGGTCACTCTGACTAGACCATGGACACACAAAGAGGCAGTCCAATCCTGACAGCAGCCGACGTTGGAACCCAAATGTCGGCTTTCCACCGCGTTTCTTCAGCTTTACCTCTGGTAGCGGACTCACCATGGAGTAGGCGCTGACCGCCGGTTATGACCCAAAGCTGCCCTTTGGCTCGCTGTGTGTAAGTTCATTTTTTGGGCGAGGTTTGTACCTTCATCGATCAAGTCGCGAGCTAGCGTTGAACGAGCCGATGGTTGAACGCCCATAGCGCCCAGGCCGCGAGAATAGCAATTACCCCGGCGATTGTTATCGCCTCGGGCGTGGCCTCGAACCGTTCAAAATATTGCGTGTAAAAGTGTATAGCGCCGAAGGTGACGGCTATGTTGAGCACCGCCCGTCGCGCCGTAAATGCGCTCCATGCTCCGACGGCAAGGATGCCAAGTGCCCAGATAGCCGCGAATGCAGCAGAAGTTCCGCTCACCTTTTAATGTCCCGCCAAGCGGGCTGAATTGTCGTGCCAACCCCAGCAATAGAGCATGACAATGTAAAGCACGCCAAAGTAGTTCGGTGTGAACATTCGATATTACGCTCGCGGCATAATGTCCTTGTCTTTGCACATCAAGCGATTGCAAGTTTTTGTTGACGCATTATTTTATCAAAATACAATCAGTGTCGAGTAGGGGGGGGCGCGCTCAATCAACAAGCCGCTCCAATGGCTTTGAGCAACAACAATCTTCAGGGAGACTTTGAACATGCAACATGTATCCATCGCGAAGAAGCTGCTGGGGACAGCCGCTGTCGTCGCTGTCACGCTTGGAATGCTGGGGGCTGCCCCCGCCCAGGCTGACAAGATCGTCATTTCCAATTGGGACGCCTACATGCCGGCCGACCTGTTGGCAAATTTCACCAAGGAGACGGGGATCGAAACCGAACTCTCGATCCACGCCACCAACGAAGAGATCGTCGGCAAGATCACCGCCAGCGGCGGTAAGGGTCTCGATGTCGTATTCCTGTCCAGCCATTATGCCCAGGCCATGGGCAAACTGGGGCTGAGCGCCAAGCTGGATCACTCCAAGATACCCAACCTCAAGAACCTGTATCCGGAAGCCGCAAGCCTGAGCTACGATCCCGGCAACAACTACTCGGTGCCCTATACCTGGGGCACGACCGGGCTTTGTTACCGTTCGGACTTGGTTTCATTCACCCCCAGCAGCTGGTACGACCTTATCAGGCCGGCGGAGGAGTTGAAGGGCAAGGTCACCATGCTGTCGACCGACCGCTGGCTGATGGCGGTCGGCTTGTTTGCCCTGGGCTATTCGGTCAATTCCGAGGACGAGGGTGAGATCGCCAAGGCCCGCGACCTGTTGATTGAGGCCAAGAAAGGCCTTCTCGCCTATGACGACACCACCTTCTATTCGAAGCTGGTCTCCGCCGAGGCGCTTCTGGTCCACGCCTGGGACGGCTGGTGCAACTACGGCATCGCCGAAAACGCCGACATCAAGTTCGTGGTACCGAAGGAAGGCAGCGACCTGTGGGTCGACGCCATGGTCGTCATGGAAGCCTCCGAGAACAAGGACGCGGCGCACAAGTTCATGAACTATGTGCTGCGCGTTGAGACGCAAAAGTGGGTGGCCGAGAATATCATGTACAAGGTGCCCAACAAGGCGGCCATGGAGGCGCTTGATCCCAGCTATATCGAGGCCTATCCCAACATGGGAATGGGCCCGGCCGAGCTGCTGAAATATGAGCACCTGCACGACATCGGAAAGGCGCAGAAAGCCTACACCCGCGCCGTAACCGAGATCCTTGCCTCGCAGTAACATTGAGCTGTTGTAACGATTGGCGGCCGGCGCGGGTGTTCGTTCGCGCCGGTCGCTATTTATTCATACAAGAGGCTGTTGCAGAATCGCCCCCATCGACGATCCAAGCTTGACCCGCTGACGGCGTTCTGATTCCCTCGGGAGAGGCGGCAACCCGAGGAGATGGAGATGGCGAATTTCTACCGGGAACCGGATCGCAGGCAGCGCTTTCTTCTGCCGGTGGACATGTCGGACTGGGTTCCGGACACGGACCTGGTCCATCTTCTTCTGGATGCCGTGATGTTGATGGACCTGTCGGCGTTCGAGGCGCATTACACGAAGCGCGGTTCCGGGGCACCGCCGTTCGCGCCGTGGATGCTGGTGTGCGTTCTGCTCTACGCCTACGCCAACGGTCAGCGCTCCAGCCGCAAGATCGAGCGTCTGTGCGAACGGGACGCGGGGTTCCGGATGATCGTGGGCTTCGAGGTCCCGGATCACAGCGTGATTGCACGTTTCCGCAAGCGCCACCGCAAGGACCTGGAGACCCTGTTCGTGGAGATTCTGAAGCTGTGCCATGCAGCGGGTCTGGTGCGGGTTGGCGTGGTGTCCCTGGACGGGACCAAGGTGAAGGCGAACGCGGCTCTGTCCGCCAATCGGACGGCCGCGTCTCTGGCCGATGAAGTGGCGGCCATGCTGGCGGAGGCCGAAGCGGTGGATGCGGAGGAGGACAGGCTTTTCGGCGATCGCCGGGGCGACGAGTTGCCCGCCGAACTGGCCGACCGCTCGGGGCGTCTTGCCCGGCTTCGGTCCTGTCAGGCCGGTCTCCAGCGCGAGGCCGAGGAGCGCATGGCCCGCCAACAGGAGAAGATCGATGCCCGCAAGGCCGAAGAGGAGGCCACGGGAAGGGGTAAACGCGGCCGTAAGCCGAAGCCTGCCGAGGCCATGGTCGACGAGGAGGCGAAGGCCAACCCCACCGATCCGGACAGCCGGATCATGAAGAGCCGGAAGGAATACCTCCAGGGCTACAATGCCCAGACCGTGGTGACCCGGGATCAGATCATCCTGGCCCCGAGCGTGGCCAACCAAGCCAACGACGTCCAACAGTTGGGGCCGATGATCGACAAGGCCTTGGCCATGGTCGAGGCGGTGATGGGCGAGGACGCCCGGATCGGCACGGCGCTCATGGATGCGGGCTACTGGTCGGAGGACAACATGGCGACGGAAACGGCGGACTGCGAATACCTGATCGCGACCACCAAGGACTGGAAGCAGCGCAAGGCGATGCGCGACGCCCCACCGCCCCGCGGCCGGATGCCCAAGAACATGAGCGCCCGGGACCGGATGGAGCGCAAGCTGCTCACCCGTCGGGGACGCGACCTGTACAGGCTCCGGGGCCAAACCGTGGAGCCGGTCTTCGGCCAGATGAAGGAGAACCAGAGGGCGGACGCCTTCATGATGCGAGGCCATGAGGAATGTGATGGCGAATGGGCTCTGCACTGTGCCGCCCACAATCTCAGGAAACTACACTCGGAGTCCGTCCGCGGACGGAAAAAGGGGGGAAAGCGGTTGCTCAACTGAGCAATGATACCCGGACAGGTCACCGCTCGGCATGATGGGAGGCGAAATCACCCCGCACGTACCGTTACAGTGTGCTTGGCGGGGCATTCAGCAACAGGCTCACAAACGGGACACCCATGAAGACGGGTTCGAAATTTCGCCGATACGTGCTCATGGGGCCGGGGCTGACGTGGCTGGCGGTGTTCCTTGTGGTGCCGTGCGGGCTCGTCTTCACCTACAGCTTCTTCGAGCGCGGGCTGTACGGCGGCATCGACTACCTTTTCACCTTCGAGAACTACACCCGCGCCATCGATCCGCTGTACCTCAAGATATTCCTTCAATCGCTGAAGATAGCGACGATGACCACGGTGTTGGCCCTGCTGCTTGGCTATCCGGCGGCCTATTTTATCGCCCGGGCGCCCCGGAGCCGGCAGAACATCTATCTAATCCTCGCCATCCTGCCCTTCTGGAGCAACTATCTGATCCGCACCTACGCCTGGATCGTGATGTTGAACCGCGAAGGCCTCATCAACCGGGTGTTGGAGGGCGCGGGCATGATCGATGAGCCGTTGCCTCTCCTCTACAACGAATTTTCGATCATCGTCGGGCTGCTCTACGCCTATCTGCCCTTCATGATCCTGTCGCTTTACGCCTCCATCGCCCGGCTGGGATCGGAGCTCGGCGAGGCCTCCACGGACCTCGGCGGCAACGCGCTGAAAACCTTCCTGGGTGTAACGCTTCCCCTCACGTTGCCCGGTATCGGCGCCGGGTGCGTGTTCGTGTTCGTGCTCTCCATCGGCAATTTCATAACCCCGGAACTGTTGGGCGGGGGCAAGTACATCATGATCGGCAACCTGATCTACGATCAGTTCCTGTCGGCCCGTGACTGGCCGTTCGGGGCCAGCCTGGCGTTCATCCTGATCGGCATCATGATGGCGCTTCTGTTCATGCAGGCGATGCTGGTGAACCGCTATTCAGGGGGGAGCAACCGTGCGTGAGTCGTTGCTCCATCGCCGGATACTGGGCGCCCACACGGGGCTGATCTATCTGTTCCTCTACGGCCCCATCGCCGTGCTGATCGGCCTTTCGTTCAACAAGAGCGGCATGCCGACGGCCTGGGGCGGCTTTACCCTCCATTGGTACGCCGCGCTGGTCGACAACGAGGTCATCCTCAATTCCGTGCGCAACACCCTGATCGTCGCCGTCGTCTCGACGGCCCTGGCGACCGTCATCGGCACGCTGCTGGCGCTGGGGATTGAGCAGGGGCGGCGCAACGGCTTCCTCGAAGCCTTCGTGTTCACGCCGATGATCATTCCCGACATCGTTCTGGCCATCGCCCTGTTGTCGTTCTTCACCACCCTCAAGGTGACGCTTGGACTGCACTCCATCATCCTTGCCCACGTCGTGTTCAACATCGCCTTCGTGTGCGCGGTGGTGCGAACCCGGCTCAAGCACTTCGATTATTCGGTTATCGAGGCATCGATCGACCTCGGCGCCAGCCAGATGGGCACGTTCTGGCGCATCACCCTGCCGATGATCTTTCCCGGCGTGCTGGCCGGTGCGTTGCTGGCCTTCACGCTTTCGGTGGACGAATTCATCATTGCCTTTTTCACCGCCGGCGCCGGGCCGTCGTCGACCACGTTCCCGATGCAGGTTTACTCCATGATCCGCTTTGGCGTGTCGCCGGAAGTCAACGCCATCGCCACCATCGTTCTGGGGGTCAGCTTCACCCTGATCTTGATTTCCCAGCGTCTCGGCAAGGGAGTCACCCCATGAGAGGCGAAGGCATATTCTTCGAAATCGAAAACGTGACCAAGCGCTTTGGAAACGTCGCCGCCGTCGACGGCATATCGCTGAGCCTGAAGGAGAAGGAATTTTTCGCCCTCCTCGGGCCGTCGGGATGCGGCAAGACGACGCTCCTTCGCGTGGTCGCCGGCTTCGAAGCCCCCGACGAGGGCCGGGTGCTGCTGGACGGCAACGATCTGG
This genomic window from Candidatus Glassbacteria bacterium contains:
- a CDS encoding RNA methyltransferase, yielding RSGAARPAPETLERREVERLLPGGAVHQGLALLADDLPRTSLEAFCRQGGGSPAVVLDQATDPRNVGAVLRAAAAFGAGAVVVHARGSPQATGALAKAASGALEKVPLVRAANIVRAMEALKDAGYWCLGLDAGAAATIAEAGVSGRLALVLGSEGGGLRRLTRQTCDLVARIPTTDRMDSLNLSTAAAIALYQLARPDD
- a CDS encoding spermidine/putrescine ABC transporter substrate-binding protein — translated: MQHVSIAKKLLGTAAVVAVTLGMLGAAPAQADKIVISNWDAYMPADLLANFTKETGIETELSIHATNEEIVGKITASGGKGLDVVFLSSHYAQAMGKLGLSAKLDHSKIPNLKNLYPEAASLSYDPGNNYSVPYTWGTTGLCYRSDLVSFTPSSWYDLIRPAEELKGKVTMLSTDRWLMAVGLFALGYSVNSEDEGEIAKARDLLIEAKKGLLAYDDTTFYSKLVSAEALLVHAWDGWCNYGIAENADIKFVVPKEGSDLWVDAMVVMEASENKDAAHKFMNYVLRVETQKWVAENIMYKVPNKAAMEALDPSYIEAYPNMGMGPAELLKYEHLHDIGKAQKAYTRAVTEILASQ
- a CDS encoding transposase, producing the protein MEMANFYREPDRRQRFLLPVDMSDWVPDTDLVHLLLDAVMLMDLSAFEAHYTKRGSGAPPFAPWMLVCVLLYAYANGQRSSRKIERLCERDAGFRMIVGFEVPDHSVIARFRKRHRKDLETLFVEILKLCHAAGLVRVGVVSLDGTKVKANAALSANRTAASLADEVAAMLAEAEAVDAEEDRLFGDRRGDELPAELADRSGRLARLRSCQAGLQREAEERMARQQEKIDARKAEEEATGRGKRGRKPKPAEAMVDEEAKANPTDPDSRIMKSRKEYLQGYNAQTVVTRDQIILAPSVANQANDVQQLGPMIDKALAMVEAVMGEDARIGTALMDAGYWSEDNMATETADCEYLIATTKDWKQRKAMRDAPPPRGRMPKNMSARDRMERKLLTRRGRDLYRLRGQTVEPVFGQMKENQRADAFMMRGHEECDGEWALHCAAHNLRKLHSESVRGRKKGGKRLLN
- a CDS encoding ABC transporter permease, with product MGPGLTWLAVFLVVPCGLVFTYSFFERGLYGGIDYLFTFENYTRAIDPLYLKIFLQSLKIATMTTVLALLLGYPAAYFIARAPRSRQNIYLILAILPFWSNYLIRTYAWIVMLNREGLINRVLEGAGMIDEPLPLLYNEFSIIVGLLYAYLPFMILSLYASIARLGSELGEASTDLGGNALKTFLGVTLPLTLPGIGAGCVFVFVLSIGNFITPELLGGGKYIMIGNLIYDQFLSARDWPFGASLAFILIGIMMALLFMQAMLVNRYSGGSNRA
- a CDS encoding ABC transporter permease, which codes for MPTAWGGFTLHWYAALVDNEVILNSVRNTLIVAVVSTALATVIGTLLALGIEQGRRNGFLEAFVFTPMIIPDIVLAIALLSFFTTLKVTLGLHSIILAHVVFNIAFVCAVVRTRLKHFDYSVIEASIDLGASQMGTFWRITLPMIFPGVLAGALLAFTLSVDEFIIAFFTAGAGPSSTTFPMQVYSMIRFGVSPEVNAIATIVLGVSFTLILISQRLGKGVTP